In Oreochromis aureus strain Israel breed Guangdong linkage group 20, ZZ_aureus, whole genome shotgun sequence, the following are encoded in one genomic region:
- the LOC116310929 gene encoding specifically androgen-regulated gene protein-like isoform X2, producing the protein MDHLSAEERACLTYLEETIEALETQEDSGVSNDESHHESLTEKADQMRVNDISTLMPNGSKSDQKSFLSDEVPTAPPASTALATEGKTQLNQISEPQDSPLIPESSTHTKILSSAMQTEMLSSATNEDADPESVKSTIVCPGSSTDTSETDLSVIPPPLNFRDEPDSPSQPVKVKDLTPSVGISRKKPGPTFDLEQIRQRASVKKNLTSPVTKEPQIKPLPDESLSLLTSSQIVAPSSPESAEPKGPPVVAPKPKKLPPNIILKSHKNSDGNSVHPVLNSSEQRPFLDPHKVRMEALRKLGLLKSSEEESIPNQSSKLPLKARVSWAAPSSSPPPISPAAPNEPPSSQSYNLPSASVTVQPLNPGAILPSNTSTALTVLDPDILPAPADFSDPIELSPSENHPSAVKDATSFTYPGLVKQLTPPKGKSASLGRSEVGVSRYTAGQDFSEASQGTSINQNLNQLRNHRPRPASLGSRKEFSSAQGEGLEAGPSITKEPASQKALPAHSPFHHSRDTQKLPRSQGISVLICPRSENEEDRRGALKKLGLLRD; encoded by the exons ATGGACCACTTATCTGCAGAGGAGAGGGCATGTCTCACGTATCTGGAAGAAACAATCGAAGCGCTGGAGACGCAGGAGGACAGCGGCGTATCGAATGATGAATCACATCATGAGAGTCTGACAGAAAAAGCAGATCAGATGAGAGTAAATG ACATTTCCACTTTGATGCCTAATGGCTCCAAAAGCGACCAGAAATCATTTCTAAGTGACGAAGTGCCCACAGCACCACCTGCATCCACAGCATTAGCcacagaaggaaaaactcagctAAATCAAATCTCTGAACCACAAGACAGTCCTCTAATCCCTGAATCTTCTACTCATACCAAAATCCTCTCATCAGCTATGCAGACTGAGATGTTAAGCTCAGCCACAAATGAAGATGCTGATCCTGAGAGTGTCAAAAGTACAATTGTTTGTCCAGGATCATCCACTGACACCTCTGAGACTGATCTGAGTGTAATTCCACCTCCCTTAAACTTTAGGGATGAACCTGACTCTCCTTCACAGCCTGTTAAAGTAAAAGACCTTACTCCATCTGTGGGAATTTCCAGGAAAAAGCCGGGACCAACCTTTGATTTGGAGCAGATTCGTCAGAGGGCCTCTGTCAAGAAAAATTTGACAAGCCCTGTGACCAAGGAGCCTCAAATCAAACCTCTGCCTGAtgagtctctcagtctgctcaCAAGTTCACAAATTGTTGCTCCATCATCTCCTGAAAGTGCAGAGCCCAAAGGTCCACCTGTTGTGGCCCCAAAGCCTAAAAAGCTTCCCCccaacattattctgaaatctCACAAGAACTCTGATGGAAACTCAGTGCATCCAGTGCTCAACAGCAGTGAACAGCGGCCATTCTTGGATCCTCACAAAGTTCGCATGGAGGCTCTCAGAAAGCTTGGCCTGCTTAAAAGCAGTGAGGAAGAATCGATCCCAAACCAGAGCTCTAAACTTCCTCTCAAAGCTAGAGTGTCTTGGGCAGCtccatcttcttctcctcctccaatCAGCCCTGCAGCTCCAAATGAACCACCATCATCACAGTCTTATAACCTTCCCTCTGCCTCTGTTACTGTCCAGCCTTTGAACCCTGGTGCTATATTACCATCAAACACTTCTACTGCTCTTACAGTTCTGGATCCTGATATCCTGCCAGCACCTGCTGATTTCAGTGACCCCATCGAGCTTTCTCCTTCAGAAAATCATCCATCTGCTGTCAAAGATGCCACTTCTTTTACCTATCCTGGCCTGGTCAAGCAGCTGACACCACCAAAGGGCAAATCAGCCAGCCTCGGGCGCTCTGAGGTGGGTGTAAGCAGATATACAGCAGGTCAAGACTTCAGTGAGGCCAGTCAGGGCACCAGCATCAATCAGAACCTCAACCAGCTGCGTAACCATCGACCACGCCCCGCCTCTCTTGGGAGTAGGAAAGAGTTCTCAAGTGCTCAAGGAGAGGGTTTGGAGGCAGGTCCTTCCATTACTAAAGAGCCAGCCTCACAGAAGGCCTTGCCTGCCCACAGTCCCTTCCATCACTCCAGAGACACTCAGAAACTGCCTCGATCACAAGGTATCAGCGTGCTGATCTGCCCTCGTTCAGAAAATGAAGAGGACCGCCGTGGCGCCCTGAAGAAGCTCGGACTTCTAAGAGATTGA
- the LOC116310929 gene encoding specifically androgen-regulated gene protein-like isoform X1: MDSAGSSDSVISMNSGYSEDSMDHLSAEERACLTYLEETIEALETQEDSGVSNDESHHESLTEKADQMRVNDISTLMPNGSKSDQKSFLSDEVPTAPPASTALATEGKTQLNQISEPQDSPLIPESSTHTKILSSAMQTEMLSSATNEDADPESVKSTIVCPGSSTDTSETDLSVIPPPLNFRDEPDSPSQPVKVKDLTPSVGISRKKPGPTFDLEQIRQRASVKKNLTSPVTKEPQIKPLPDESLSLLTSSQIVAPSSPESAEPKGPPVVAPKPKKLPPNIILKSHKNSDGNSVHPVLNSSEQRPFLDPHKVRMEALRKLGLLKSSEEESIPNQSSKLPLKARVSWAAPSSSPPPISPAAPNEPPSSQSYNLPSASVTVQPLNPGAILPSNTSTALTVLDPDILPAPADFSDPIELSPSENHPSAVKDATSFTYPGLVKQLTPPKGKSASLGRSEVGVSRYTAGQDFSEASQGTSINQNLNQLRNHRPRPASLGSRKEFSSAQGEGLEAGPSITKEPASQKALPAHSPFHHSRDTQKLPRSQGISVLICPRSENEEDRRGALKKLGLLRD, encoded by the exons ATGGACAGCGCAGGAAGCTCGGACAGTGTAATCAGCATGAACTCTGGCTAT AGTGAAGACAGCATGGACCACTTATCTGCAGAGGAGAGGGCATGTCTCACGTATCTGGAAGAAACAATCGAAGCGCTGGAGACGCAGGAGGACAGCGGCGTATCGAATGATGAATCACATCATGAGAGTCTGACAGAAAAAGCAGATCAGATGAGAGTAAATG ACATTTCCACTTTGATGCCTAATGGCTCCAAAAGCGACCAGAAATCATTTCTAAGTGACGAAGTGCCCACAGCACCACCTGCATCCACAGCATTAGCcacagaaggaaaaactcagctAAATCAAATCTCTGAACCACAAGACAGTCCTCTAATCCCTGAATCTTCTACTCATACCAAAATCCTCTCATCAGCTATGCAGACTGAGATGTTAAGCTCAGCCACAAATGAAGATGCTGATCCTGAGAGTGTCAAAAGTACAATTGTTTGTCCAGGATCATCCACTGACACCTCTGAGACTGATCTGAGTGTAATTCCACCTCCCTTAAACTTTAGGGATGAACCTGACTCTCCTTCACAGCCTGTTAAAGTAAAAGACCTTACTCCATCTGTGGGAATTTCCAGGAAAAAGCCGGGACCAACCTTTGATTTGGAGCAGATTCGTCAGAGGGCCTCTGTCAAGAAAAATTTGACAAGCCCTGTGACCAAGGAGCCTCAAATCAAACCTCTGCCTGAtgagtctctcagtctgctcaCAAGTTCACAAATTGTTGCTCCATCATCTCCTGAAAGTGCAGAGCCCAAAGGTCCACCTGTTGTGGCCCCAAAGCCTAAAAAGCTTCCCCccaacattattctgaaatctCACAAGAACTCTGATGGAAACTCAGTGCATCCAGTGCTCAACAGCAGTGAACAGCGGCCATTCTTGGATCCTCACAAAGTTCGCATGGAGGCTCTCAGAAAGCTTGGCCTGCTTAAAAGCAGTGAGGAAGAATCGATCCCAAACCAGAGCTCTAAACTTCCTCTCAAAGCTAGAGTGTCTTGGGCAGCtccatcttcttctcctcctccaatCAGCCCTGCAGCTCCAAATGAACCACCATCATCACAGTCTTATAACCTTCCCTCTGCCTCTGTTACTGTCCAGCCTTTGAACCCTGGTGCTATATTACCATCAAACACTTCTACTGCTCTTACAGTTCTGGATCCTGATATCCTGCCAGCACCTGCTGATTTCAGTGACCCCATCGAGCTTTCTCCTTCAGAAAATCATCCATCTGCTGTCAAAGATGCCACTTCTTTTACCTATCCTGGCCTGGTCAAGCAGCTGACACCACCAAAGGGCAAATCAGCCAGCCTCGGGCGCTCTGAGGTGGGTGTAAGCAGATATACAGCAGGTCAAGACTTCAGTGAGGCCAGTCAGGGCACCAGCATCAATCAGAACCTCAACCAGCTGCGTAACCATCGACCACGCCCCGCCTCTCTTGGGAGTAGGAAAGAGTTCTCAAGTGCTCAAGGAGAGGGTTTGGAGGCAGGTCCTTCCATTACTAAAGAGCCAGCCTCACAGAAGGCCTTGCCTGCCCACAGTCCCTTCCATCACTCCAGAGACACTCAGAAACTGCCTCGATCACAAGGTATCAGCGTGCTGATCTGCCCTCGTTCAGAAAATGAAGAGGACCGCCGTGGCGCCCTGAAGAAGCTCGGACTTCTAAGAGATTGA
- the LOC116310930 gene encoding ankyrin repeat and SAM domain-containing protein 1A isoform X8 encodes MMWQCHVSSSECRCYRLKGFSLLKRFPLSAGAAGRLLDQPVGDWLEHVGLPQYESKLLLNGFDDLHYMGSNVMEDQDLKEIGITDPSHRKKILHAARSFPKVKALGCDGSNSLSSWLENLGLHEYLQNFLSSGYRTLDCVRNLWELEIVNVLKISLLGHRKRIIASLAERPYEEPPVKPPRLSQIRCQDLPGSQTSSPMSQMEPYTGRSMDPLLPAGEPGRKKAQENDYDVTQRYRSERHRPPERHEDWQREPRLTLRPPSLAAPYAPVQNWHHQPEKLIFESCAYEANYLGSMLIKELRGTESTQDACAKMRRSTEQMRKVPTIVLSITYKGVKFIDAANKNIIAEHEIRNISCAAQDPEDLCTFAYITKDLQTSHHYCHVFSTVDVNLTYEIILTLGQAFEVAYQLALQAQRTKPHQSVPAGSGSEVIETKSSKPVPKPRGSIRKTAGDIVDQEGDSQSQGSATWLMDPKESKRTISTKYETTIF; translated from the exons ATGATGTGGCAATGCCACGTCTCGTCCTCGGAGTGCCGCTGCTACCGGCTGAAAGGTTTCTCACTCCTGAAGCGCTTTCCCCTGTCAGCAGGTGCTGCAGGCCGGCTGCTGGACCAGCCCGTGGGAGACTGGCTGGAGCATGTGGGTCTGCCGCAGTACGAGAGCAAACTACTCCTGAATGGATTCGATGACCTTCACTACATG GGGAGCAATGTAATGGAGGACCAGGACTTGAAAGAGATTGGAATCACAGATCCGAGCCACAGAAAGAAGATCCTGCACGCAGCACGTTCCTTTCCAAAG GTGAAAGCGCTGGGCTGTGACGGCAGCAACTCCCTGTCCTCCTGGCTGGAGAATCTGGGCCTGCATGAGTACTTGCAAAACTTCCTGTCCAGCGGCTACCGCACTCTGGACTGCGTCAGAAACCTGTGGGAGCTGGAGATTGTCAAT GTGCTAAAAATTAGCCTACTTGGTCACAGGAAACGCATCATTGCTTCCTTAGCGGAGAGGCCTTATGAAGAGCCTCCTGTCAAACCTCCTCGTTTGTCTCAGATCAGG TGCCAAGACCTGCCTGGATCCCAGACTTCATCTCCCATGAGTCAGATGGAGCCCTACACAGGACGCTCAATGGACCCTCTGCTGCCTGCAGGCGAGCCAGGGAGGAAAAAAGCACAAGAAAATGACTATGACGTTACCCAAAGATATCGCAGCGAACGACACAGGCCTCCT GAGCGACATGAAGACTGGCAACGAGAGCCCCGCCTGACCTTGCGGCCACCTAGTCTAGCAGCACCGTACGCCCCGGTTCAGAACTGGCATCACCAACCGGAGAAACTCATCTTTGAATCCTGCGCTTATGAAGCTAAT TATCTTGGTTCCATGCTTATTAAGGAACTAAGGGGTACGGAGTCCACGCAGGATGCTTGTGCCAAAATGCGG AGGTCAACAGAGCAAATGAGAAAAGTCCCAACTATCGTCCTTTCAATCACATACAAGGGTGTGAAGTTTATCGACGCAGCCAACAAG AACATCATTGCAGAGCACGAGATCCGTAACATTTCTTGTGCAGCCCAGGACCCAGAGGACTTGTGCACATTTGCCTACATCACTAAGGACCTGCAGACCAGCCACCATTACTGCCATGTCTTCAGCACAGTAGATGTG AACCTGACCTATGAGATTATACTGACACTGGGCCAGGCGTTTGAGGTAGCGTATCAGCTGGCTCTGCAGGCCCAGAGGACCAAACCGCACCAGAGCGTCCCAGCTGGATCTGGATCAGAGGTCATTGAGACCAAGTCCAGCAAACCTGTGCCCAAACCACGAGGCAGCATACGCAAAACAGCG GGGGACATTGTGGACCAGGAAGGCGATTCTCAGTCCCAGGGTAGTGCCACGTGGCTCATGGACCCCAAGGAATCCAAGCGCACTATCAGCACTAAGTACGAGACCACCATTTTCTGA